TTCAACAAGCATATCGTAAACTGAATTCGTCACATTATTCTTATCAATCCCTACACCACTTGTTGCATTTCCTTGAGGATCTGTGTCGACCAGTAATACTTTCTTACCAAGCTCGCTAAGTGCCGCACTTAAATTTACTGACGTAGTTGTCTTACCAACGCCACCTTTTTGATTGGCAATCGCCAAAATTTTTGTCATGAATGCTCTCTCCTAACCGTTATTTCATATAATATCGATTATATCAATTTTAGGTCTATATTGCACAAACAATAAAAGTGCAGACCATAAAGTCATCAATAAAAAATCCCTGCTTTCTCTCTGCAGGGATGATGGTTTATTTATCTGTTTTAAATACTTTTATCGAAATCTCATAAAAGTTTTCATATTCCGTATCTTTTCGTTTTACTTTAACACCACTTTTTTCTACGGCTTTCAAACTTTCACCAATTGTATTAAATGCGAGTTTTATATCACGCGTAAAACCAATTCTCTTAGGTTTTACTTCTTCTCCAGCAAGCAAACGTTTCACTCGTTCTTCTGTCTGCTTTACATTCAGGTTCTGACTCTTAATGATGTTCAGCATCTGTAGCTGGCCAGCTTCATCTAAAGCAAGCAAGCTTCTGGCATGTCTTTCTGTAATTTGATGCTTACTTAATGCATCCAGTATCGGTTGTGATAATCTGAGTAATCTGAGTTTATTAGCAATAAACGACTGACTTTTACCAAGGCTCGTTGCAAGATCATGCTGTGTAATGCCGTCGAGATCCAGCAATTTTTTATAAGCTTCAGCTTCTTCTACTGCTGATAAATTTTCTCTTTGAATATTTTCAATTAATGCAATTGCAGCAGTTTCTTTATCGTTCATCTGCTTAACAATAACTTCTGTCTCAGCTGTATTATTCATCTTAAGTGCTCTGAAACGTCTTTCACCGGCAATAATCTCATACATTTCTTCTTCAATTGGACGAACAACGATAGGTTGAAGTAATCCATATGAACGAATGGATTCTGCCAGTTCTTTAATTTTTTCTTCATCAAAGATTTGTCGTGGTTGATAACGATTCGGTACGATGCGTTCGACAGAAACTTTTACAACATTACCATTTTGGCGTGCTACTTCTACATCTTCTTCCTTTTCTTTCAGCCCAAATAATTTTGAAAAAGGTTTTTTCATAACAATCGACTCACTTTCAATTCAAATACTTATTTTAGTAATGGTTCTTTGTTTGGCGTTCCTGGTTTTCGAGGATATTTCTTAGGCGTTTGTCTTCTTTTCTCAATATCTAAAATATAGCGCATACTTTCTTCTTCAGGTAGCGTCAATGGATGATTTTCAACTACAGCTCCACCTAATATAGATATTGCAAACAATCCTTCTTCAACCTCTATTTCTCCTTGCGCACCTTTAAGCGCTATAAAATGACCGCCTTTTTTTACAAGTGGTAAACAAAGTTCGCTTAATACAGAGAGTCTCGCAACTGCTCTTGCTGTGACCACATCAAAGCTTTCTCTGTACGCTCCTTTACCAAATGTTTCTGCTCGATCATGTACAAAACGACAGTTTGTCAGATTAAGTTCTGCGCTTAAATGATTTAGGAAGTTAATTCTTTTATTTAAAGAATCAACGATTGTAAGTTCTAGATGTGGATATAA
Above is a window of Macrococcoides canis DNA encoding:
- the noc gene encoding nucleoid occlusion protein produces the protein MKKPFSKLFGLKEKEEDVEVARQNGNVVKVSVERIVPNRYQPRQIFDEEKIKELAESIRSYGLLQPIVVRPIEEEMYEIIAGERRFRALKMNNTAETEVIVKQMNDKETAAIALIENIQRENLSAVEEAEAYKKLLDLDGITQHDLATSLGKSQSFIANKLRLLRLSQPILDALSKHQITERHARSLLALDEAGQLQMLNIIKSQNLNVKQTEERVKRLLAGEEVKPKRIGFTRDIKLAFNTIGESLKAVEKSGVKVKRKDTEYENFYEISIKVFKTDK
- the rsmG gene encoding 16S rRNA (guanine(527)-N(7))-methyltransferase RsmG: MNEMKFLQHLKEKGFELTDEQQKQFAIYYETLVEWNEKINLTAVTEKEDVYLKHFFDSITPSFYFDFNKVKSICDVGAGAGFPSIPLKILYPHLELTIVDSLNKRINFLNHLSAELNLTNCRFVHDRAETFGKGAYRESFDVVTARAVARLSVLSELCLPLVKKGGHFIALKGAQGEIEVEEGLFAISILGGAVVENHPLTLPEEESMRYILDIEKRRQTPKKYPRKPGTPNKEPLLK